The Enterococcus sp. 7F3_DIV0205 genome has a window encoding:
- the ffh gene encoding signal recognition particle protein: MAFESLTDRLQQAMSKLRRKGKVSEADVKEMMREIRLALLEADVNLQVVKDFTKRVRERAVGVEVLESLSPAQQIVKIVDEELTATLGTETVGLNKSERIPTVIMMVGLQGAGKTTFGGKLANHLIKNENARPLMIAADVYRPAAIDQLKVLGQQLDVPVFDMGTDVSPVEIVRQGMELAKEKKNDYVLIDTAGRLHVDEALMDELKQIKEVAQPDDILLVVDAMTGQDAVNVADSFNQQLGITGVVITKLDGDTRGGAALSIRSVTGAPIKFIGSGEKLTDLEIFHPDRMSSRILGMGDMLTLIEKAQQDYDEKKAEELAVKMKENSFDFNDFIEQLDQVMGMGPIEDLLKMIPGMNNMPGLENVKVDPKDVARKKAMVLSMTPAERENPDLLNPSRRRRIAAGSGNNVVEVNRMIKQFKESKKMMQQMSKGNMDIPGMDQMLGGGIKGKLGKMAMNRMVKKSKKKKKKKK, from the coding sequence ATGGCTTTTGAAAGTTTAACAGATCGCCTACAACAGGCAATGAGCAAATTACGTCGTAAAGGGAAAGTATCTGAAGCAGACGTAAAAGAAATGATGAGAGAGATACGCTTGGCATTGCTGGAAGCCGATGTAAATTTACAAGTGGTCAAAGATTTTACCAAACGTGTCCGTGAACGTGCAGTTGGTGTGGAAGTTCTTGAAAGTTTGTCGCCAGCGCAACAAATCGTTAAAATCGTTGATGAAGAATTAACCGCTACACTTGGAACCGAAACAGTTGGCTTGAACAAGTCAGAACGTATTCCAACTGTAATCATGATGGTTGGTTTACAAGGAGCTGGTAAAACAACGTTTGGTGGTAAATTGGCAAATCACTTAATCAAAAATGAAAATGCCCGTCCATTGATGATTGCAGCCGATGTATATCGTCCAGCGGCGATCGATCAGTTAAAGGTATTAGGTCAACAATTAGATGTACCTGTTTTTGATATGGGAACAGATGTTAGCCCTGTTGAAATTGTTCGTCAAGGTATGGAGTTAGCCAAAGAAAAGAAAAACGATTATGTTTTGATCGATACGGCAGGTCGTCTGCATGTCGATGAGGCGTTGATGGATGAATTAAAACAAATCAAAGAAGTAGCACAACCCGATGATATTTTACTTGTTGTCGATGCAATGACAGGGCAAGATGCGGTCAATGTTGCAGATAGTTTCAATCAGCAATTAGGAATCACAGGAGTTGTAATCACAAAACTTGATGGTGATACGCGTGGTGGTGCGGCACTTTCTATTCGTTCTGTCACTGGCGCACCAATCAAATTCATCGGTTCTGGTGAAAAACTAACAGACTTAGAAATTTTCCATCCAGATCGTATGTCCAGCCGTATTTTAGGTATGGGGGATATGCTGACCCTGATCGAAAAAGCCCAACAAGATTATGATGAGAAAAAAGCTGAAGAACTTGCAGTAAAAATGAAGGAAAATAGCTTTGATTTTAATGATTTTATTGAGCAGTTAGATCAAGTAATGGGGATGGGACCAATTGAAGATCTACTGAAAATGATTCCTGGAATGAATAATATGCCAGGGCTAGAAAACGTCAAAGTCGATCCAAAAGACGTAGCACGTAAAAAAGCCATGGTACTTTCAATGACACCAGCTGAACGAGAAAACCCGGACTTACTAAATCCAAGTCGCCGTCGGAGAATTGCCGCGGGTTCTGGTAATAACGTCGTTGAAGTTAACCGAATGATCAAACAATTCAAAGAATCTAAAAAAATGATGCAGCAAATGTCTAAAGGCAATATGGATATCCCGGGCATGGATCAAATGCTTGGTGGAGGTATCAAAGGTAAATTAGGAAAAATGGCTATGAATCGTATGGTGAAGAAAAGTAAGAAGAAGAAAAAGAAGAAAAAATAA